One genomic region from Deltaproteobacteria bacterium encodes:
- a CDS encoding response regulator, with product MRIHTKIVLFLLVGGLIPVLVMSAFSLILVEGSIRSARNQALLSLGTEVAKELQREVNAAYNSILLLAENPALGQDIRTRETIEKEFHRTLRFHPIVKDLTLLDQNGNVLASGRYSFRGTWKSTTWFQKAVAGESLLSDVHVLIYPRQTVMTVALAVPNRTDAPRNDILIGQIDMEPIWKIVSGVNFGDQDLSTLIDRRGLIVAGPKPDRILDPLPHPVLLDAIRTGTSGILPFRDDNQDMVASFVPVDQNESQVATGWTLIFTQPEKELYAAAFHLRHGLFLTSLIVLLAVILLGNLFSRRIIVRINALVMAARGLGQGDFHRIPTDNARDEIGELSRIIAGAGQQLAAADEKIRSYQAGLEQQVKDRTAELVEANWNLQREIEEHQRIERDRNRLEDQLRQSQKMEAVGTLAGGIAHDFNNILQAIAGNVQLLLMRRPENDRERESLMQIDRTVERATELVRRLLTFSRKMDVVRTTLNLNTVIVEAVKLLQRTIPKMIDIETNLAPNLFDIEANATQMEQVLMNLANNARDAMPDGGRLVIATETFDSDGRGHGNHPELAPGPYVVLRVSDSGLGIDDATREHIFEPFFTTKAVGQGTGLGLSTVYGIVTDHGGHITCSSEKNRGTTFSIYLPALPTVSTVDNVIGTRHDRQEIEGGTERILLVDDEELILELTEDILSGHGYTVLTASSGEEALKIFRLEKGNIDLVVTDLGMPGMGGEHLIREMKEIYPKARILVTSGYAAHSMAEDPHLFGASDFIRKPYRLDEMLLTVRHVLDEIRVSGHKE from the coding sequence ATGCGGATCCACACCAAGATCGTTCTTTTCCTTCTGGTCGGGGGCCTGATTCCGGTTCTGGTCATGAGTGCCTTTTCCCTGATCCTGGTCGAGGGGAGCATTCGCTCGGCCCGGAATCAGGCCCTGCTCTCCCTGGGAACGGAAGTCGCCAAGGAACTGCAACGTGAAGTGAACGCGGCTTACAACAGCATTCTGCTTCTGGCCGAGAATCCGGCCTTGGGCCAAGATATTAGAACCAGGGAGACCATCGAGAAGGAATTCCACAGGACGCTGCGCTTTCATCCCATCGTCAAGGACCTGACCCTTCTTGACCAAAACGGCAATGTCCTGGCCTCGGGCCGGTACTCCTTTCGGGGAACATGGAAATCTACGACCTGGTTCCAGAAAGCCGTAGCCGGCGAGAGCCTGCTCTCGGATGTACATGTTCTCATCTATCCACGCCAGACCGTGATGACCGTGGCCCTGGCCGTCCCGAACAGGACGGATGCGCCCCGGAACGACATCCTCATTGGCCAGATCGACATGGAGCCCATCTGGAAGATTGTCTCCGGCGTCAACTTCGGTGACCAGGACCTGAGTACCCTGATCGATCGACGGGGTCTGATCGTGGCCGGTCCCAAACCCGACCGGATTCTCGATCCATTGCCGCATCCGGTCCTGCTCGATGCCATCCGAACCGGCACAAGCGGAATTCTTCCCTTCCGGGACGACAATCAAGACATGGTGGCCTCGTTCGTTCCGGTCGACCAGAATGAGTCGCAGGTCGCCACGGGCTGGACCCTGATCTTCACCCAGCCCGAGAAAGAACTCTACGCCGCGGCCTTCCACCTCCGGCACGGCCTGTTTCTGACCAGTCTCATCGTCCTGCTGGCCGTTATTCTTTTGGGAAATCTCTTCAGTCGTAGGATTATCGTCCGCATCAACGCCCTGGTCATGGCCGCCAGAGGCCTCGGGCAAGGCGATTTTCATCGGATTCCGACCGACAACGCCCGGGACGAAATCGGCGAATTGAGCCGGATCATTGCCGGAGCCGGCCAGCAATTGGCCGCGGCCGATGAAAAGATACGGAGCTACCAGGCCGGCCTTGAACAGCAGGTCAAAGATCGGACCGCAGAACTGGTCGAGGCCAACTGGAACCTGCAACGCGAAATCGAGGAACACCAGCGCATCGAGAGGGACCGAAATCGTCTCGAGGATCAGCTTCGTCAATCCCAGAAGATGGAGGCCGTTGGAACCCTGGCCGGTGGCATCGCCCACGACTTCAACAACATCCTCCAGGCCATAGCCGGTAATGTTCAGCTCCTTCTCATGCGCCGACCGGAGAACGATCGGGAACGGGAATCGCTCATGCAAATCGACCGGACCGTGGAACGGGCCACCGAGCTGGTCCGCCGACTTCTGACCTTCAGTCGAAAGATGGACGTTGTCCGAACCACGCTCAACCTGAACACGGTCATTGTCGAAGCGGTCAAACTGCTCCAGCGGACCATTCCCAAGATGATTGACATCGAAACCAATCTGGCTCCGAATCTGTTCGACATCGAGGCCAACGCCACCCAGATGGAGCAGGTTTTGATGAATCTGGCCAACAACGCCCGGGACGCCATGCCGGACGGCGGGCGTCTGGTCATCGCCACCGAAACGTTCGATTCAGACGGAAGAGGTCACGGGAATCATCCCGAGCTTGCTCCCGGCCCATACGTGGTCCTGCGCGTTTCAGACTCGGGCTTGGGCATAGACGATGCGACCAGGGAACATATCTTCGAACCCTTCTTCACCACCAAGGCCGTGGGCCAGGGCACCGGCCTCGGCCTGTCCACTGTTTATGGCATTGTCACCGACCATGGAGGACACATCACCTGCTCCAGCGAAAAGAACCGGGGAACAACCTTCAGCATCTACCTGCCCGCCCTGCCGACAGTCTCAACCGTGGACAACGTCATTGGCACCCGACATGACCGCCAGGAAATCGAAGGTGGAACCGAAAGGATCTTGCTCGTTGACGACGAGGAACTCATTCTCGAATTGACTGAGGACATCTTGAGCGGTCATGGATACACCGTTCTCACGGCCAGCAGCGGTGAAGAAGCCCTGAAAATTTTTAGGCTGGAAAAGGGCAACATCGATCTGGTTGTCACAGATCTTGGCATGCCCGGCATGGGCGGGGAGCACCTGATCAGGGAGATGAAAGAAATTTACCCGAAGGCCAGAATTCTGGTCACCAGCGGGTATGCGGCCCATTCCATGGCTGAGGATCCGCATTTGTTCGGAGCCTCGGATTTCATCAGAAAACCGTATAGGCTGGACGAGATGCTTTTAACCGTGAGACATGTCCTAGACGAAATCCGCGTATCAGGGCATAAAGAATGA
- a CDS encoding spermidine/putrescine ABC transporter substrate-binding protein, protein MIFNPSIYKVCLCCLLAIFIVACDKPSSSNGGQPESSPPVSEGPLIFYNWEDYIGSETLAGFTSETGISVQLVTFEDDEAILGAIQSGLPDVDLIVVSRSVAMEMTKAKLVSPIDIHAIPNLVNLHGSWLPPDHEHWRNWMVPYCTGTTGLVVNSKHVDGDIETWKILWDERYAGRVAMLNNPFEVTGAASKMLGFPLNADRPEQLQSIREALLRQRPLLAGYFDPVTIGEMMAAERLWAAQLYNGDAMMAAEQNEDIRYVLPREGAAIWFDVFVIPRQARHMAEAHAFIDYVHRPEIMGAIASEIWTATPNTASRAFTDPAVLQAPEVYPSEEKMALCETFGDMGSEESVRTRQEIWAELQSER, encoded by the coding sequence ATGATCTTCAACCCATCCATTTATAAAGTTTGCCTTTGCTGCCTTCTCGCCATTTTTATCGTGGCCTGCGACAAGCCTTCATCCAGTAATGGAGGGCAACCCGAATCTTCGCCACCAGTGTCCGAAGGCCCTCTGATCTTCTACAACTGGGAAGACTATATCGGTTCAGAGACCTTGGCCGGATTCACCAGCGAAACCGGGATTTCCGTCCAGCTAGTGACGTTCGAAGACGACGAGGCCATTCTCGGGGCCATCCAATCGGGCCTGCCCGACGTGGATCTGATCGTGGTCAGTCGCAGCGTGGCCATGGAGATGACCAAGGCCAAGCTCGTCTCTCCCATCGACATCCACGCCATTCCCAACCTCGTCAATCTTCATGGTTCGTGGCTGCCGCCCGACCATGAACACTGGAGGAACTGGATGGTCCCCTATTGTACCGGAACCACCGGCCTGGTGGTCAACTCCAAACATGTCGACGGAGATATCGAAACCTGGAAAATCCTCTGGGATGAACGCTATGCGGGGCGCGTGGCCATGCTGAACAACCCCTTTGAGGTGACCGGAGCGGCCTCCAAGATGCTGGGCTTCCCCCTGAACGCCGACCGGCCGGAGCAGCTTCAGTCCATTCGCGAGGCATTGCTGAGGCAGCGCCCTCTTCTGGCCGGATACTTCGACCCCGTGACCATCGGGGAGATGATGGCCGCCGAAAGGCTCTGGGCGGCCCAACTGTACAACGGCGACGCCATGATGGCCGCCGAGCAGAATGAGGACATCCGCTACGTCCTGCCCAGGGAAGGGGCCGCCATCTGGTTCGACGTGTTTGTCATCCCCCGCCAGGCCAGACACATGGCCGAAGCCCACGCATTCATCGACTATGTCCACCGACCTGAGATCATGGGAGCCATCGCCTCGGAAATATGGACGGCGACACCCAATACGGCCTCCCGGGCCTTCACCGATCCGGCCGTTCTCCAAGCCCCGGAGGTCTATCCCTCGGAGGAAAAAATGGCTTTGTGCGAAACCTTCGGTGACATGGGAAGCGAGGAATCGGTTCGAACCCGTCAGGAAATCTGGGCCGAACTGCAATCGGAACGATAG
- a CDS encoding F0F1 ATP synthase subunit gamma — MDTLQAIERRLSSVHDLHSIVRTMKALAAVNIAQFEKAARSVDEYAETVELALMAVLRRPDGRVAARPSRPGPLGGVVFGSDQGMCGQLNEDLTGLVLETLARESDRPSSLLVVGERAADRLRDMDLDIGHVFRVPTGVGGFLPLVQRLSVELQAWTEFLGLEEIRLFHPVPVGQASSHPTTTRLLPLDDQWLKTLQARPWPGRSLPLCTMSQGNLFSSLVREYMFVGLYRALAQSLASENAMRLAAMQGAERNIRERLEALTRDFHTTRQAGITEELLDIVAGFESLA, encoded by the coding sequence ATGGACACCCTGCAGGCCATAGAGCGGCGGCTTTCCAGCGTCCACGATCTTCATTCCATTGTCCGGACCATGAAGGCCTTGGCCGCCGTGAACATCGCCCAATTCGAAAAGGCCGCCCGATCCGTGGATGAATACGCCGAAACTGTGGAATTGGCCCTCATGGCCGTGCTCCGCCGGCCAGACGGCCGGGTGGCTGCACGCCCCTCGCGGCCCGGGCCTCTGGGAGGAGTGGTCTTCGGCTCGGACCAGGGCATGTGCGGCCAGTTGAACGAGGATCTGACCGGTCTGGTTCTGGAAACCCTGGCTCGGGAGTCCGACAGGCCCTCCTCTCTGCTCGTGGTCGGCGAACGTGCCGCGGACAGGCTTAGGGACATGGATCTCGACATTGGTCATGTCTTTCGGGTGCCGACAGGCGTGGGCGGATTTCTTCCCCTGGTCCAACGCCTATCCGTCGAACTCCAGGCCTGGACGGAATTTCTGGGCTTGGAGGAAATCCGGCTCTTCCACCCCGTACCCGTCGGACAGGCTTCGAGCCATCCGACCACGACCCGTCTCCTTCCCCTGGACGACCAATGGCTGAAAACCCTCCAGGCCCGGCCATGGCCCGGCCGAAGCCTGCCCTTGTGCACCATGTCCCAGGGAAACCTCTTTTCATCGCTGGTCCGCGAATACATGTTCGTCGGTCTATACCGGGCCTTGGCCCAATCCCTGGCCAGCGAAAATGCCATGCGTCTGGCGGCTATGCAGGGTGCCGAGCGAAACATTCGCGAACGATTGGAGGCCCTAACACGTGATTTCCACACCACACGCCAAGCCGGCATCACCGAGGAGCTTCTGGATATCGTAGCCGGGTTCGAATCTTTGGCTTGA
- a CDS encoding F0F1 ATP synthase subunit alpha, with product MVESAMDRGETAARADLVVETVGRVASVGPGTAQVRDLPGTMSDELLLFEDGSRGLAFDIDQVLVGVVLLDRAPDLASGHRVRRTGRVLDVGVGRSLLGRSVDALGRPLDGLGPVDTDASRPVESQAPEIMDRLPVTKPLQTGIKAVDALIPIGRGQRELVMGDRQTGKTAVCLDAILNQAETGVVSIYCGIGKRASAMARVLTALEDGQAMNRCVVLTATEDDPPGLQFIAPYSAMAMAEEFASMGLDVLLVLDDLTRHARAYRELSLLLRRPPGREAFPGDIFYIHSRLLERSTRLRTELGGGSITCLPVVETEAGNLSAYIPTNLISITDGQVYLSPVLFRKGILPAVDIGRSVSRVGGKAQLPAYRAVAGDLRLAYAQFEELEAFSRFGTRLDAETKKSIHRGQRVREILRQSQYQPLPVWHQISVLVAVNSGIFDSLELDAIQEASRAVADLVHREARDLCQAVESGERLQDEDLERLKSLAGQAVADLKPQPESPTPKRPD from the coding sequence ATGGTCGAATCGGCCATGGATCGCGGCGAAACGGCCGCCCGGGCCGATCTGGTGGTCGAAACCGTGGGGCGGGTGGCCTCCGTGGGACCGGGCACGGCCCAGGTCCGCGACCTGCCCGGAACCATGTCCGACGAACTCCTTCTTTTCGAGGACGGATCCCGGGGACTGGCCTTTGACATCGACCAGGTCCTGGTCGGGGTCGTCCTGCTGGACAGGGCTCCGGATCTGGCCTCGGGGCATCGTGTCCGCCGCACCGGCCGGGTTCTTGACGTCGGGGTCGGCCGAAGCCTTCTCGGCCGTTCGGTCGACGCCCTGGGACGGCCATTGGACGGCCTCGGTCCCGTGGACACGGACGCATCCAGACCGGTCGAATCTCAGGCCCCAGAAATCATGGACCGCCTCCCGGTTACCAAACCCCTGCAGACCGGAATCAAGGCCGTTGACGCCCTCATCCCCATAGGCCGGGGCCAGCGGGAGCTGGTCATGGGTGACCGCCAGACGGGCAAGACCGCTGTCTGTCTCGACGCCATCCTGAATCAGGCCGAGACCGGGGTCGTTTCCATTTATTGCGGCATCGGCAAACGGGCCTCGGCCATGGCCCGGGTTTTGACCGCCCTGGAGGACGGGCAGGCCATGAACCGCTGCGTGGTCCTCACCGCCACCGAGGACGACCCGCCGGGACTGCAGTTCATCGCCCCCTACTCGGCCATGGCCATGGCCGAGGAATTCGCATCCATGGGGTTGGACGTTCTCTTGGTCCTTGACGATCTGACCCGCCACGCCCGGGCCTACCGGGAGCTCTCCCTGCTACTGCGTCGGCCCCCCGGCCGGGAAGCCTTTCCCGGAGACATCTTCTACATCCACTCCCGGCTGCTGGAGCGCTCCACCCGTCTGCGGACCGAACTCGGCGGAGGCTCCATCACCTGCCTGCCCGTGGTCGAGACCGAGGCCGGGAACCTCTCGGCCTACATTCCAACGAATCTTATCTCCATCACCGATGGCCAAGTCTATCTGAGCCCGGTTCTGTTTCGCAAAGGCATCCTTCCGGCCGTGGACATCGGCCGCAGCGTCTCCAGGGTCGGGGGCAAGGCCCAGCTTCCGGCCTACCGGGCCGTGGCCGGCGATCTTCGTCTGGCCTACGCCCAATTCGAGGAATTGGAGGCCTTTTCCCGATTCGGAACCCGCCTCGACGCGGAAACCAAGAAATCCATCCACCGGGGCCAAAGGGTCAGGGAGATTCTCCGTCAATCTCAGTACCAACCTCTGCCGGTCTGGCACCAAATCTCGGTCCTAGTAGCGGTCAATTCCGGAATCTTCGACTCTTTGGAATTGGACGCCATTCAGGAGGCCTCGCGTGCCGTGGCCGATCTGGTTCACCGCGAGGCCCGGGACCTCTGCCAGGCCGTTGAAAGCGGGGAACGTCTCCAGGACGAGGACCTCGAACGCTTGAAATCCCTGGCCGGACAGGCCGTGGCCGATCTGAAGCCGCAACCGGAATCACCGACCCCAAAACGCCCGGACTGA
- a CDS encoding F0F1 ATP synthase subunit C, with product MDSISLIGTASVFTAGITIAIGSIGPALGEGRALAQALAAMAQQPDATNSITRTLFVGLAMVESTAIYCFVVSMILLFANPIWDWAIKAGG from the coding sequence ATGGACAGCATCAGCCTCATCGGCACGGCCTCGGTCTTCACGGCCGGCATCACCATCGCCATCGGGTCCATCGGCCCGGCCCTGGGCGAAGGCCGGGCCCTGGCCCAGGCCCTTGCGGCCATGGCCCAGCAGCCCGACGCCACCAATTCCATCACCCGGACCCTGTTCGTGGGCCTGGCCATGGTCGAGTCCACGGCCATCTACTGCTTCGTGGTCTCCATGATCCTCCTTTTCGCCAATCCCATCTGGGACTGGGCCATCAAGGCCGGAGGCTAG
- a CDS encoding F0F1 ATP synthase subunit A, protein MDIKDITPDLLVYLQWGFLKLNATILFTWLVMGLIALVSHLLTRNLTSGVDIPRSQGVLEAIILGLRSQIEDIMPGRGESFLPFLGTLFLFIAVTNVLAVVPGFIPPTASLSTTVALALCVLATVVLRGVSAHGPIGYLKLYAKPSPMLLPFNVIGEFSRTLALAVRLFGNVMSGTKIVAILLAIAPLFFPIVMNILGLLTGLLQAYIFAILAAVYIASATSDPPQKRNIDPKE, encoded by the coding sequence ATGGATATCAAGGATATTACCCCGGACCTTCTGGTCTATCTCCAATGGGGATTTTTGAAGCTCAACGCGACCATCCTCTTCACCTGGTTGGTCATGGGCCTCATCGCCCTGGTCTCTCATCTCCTGACCAGGAATCTGACCTCCGGGGTCGACATTCCCAGGTCCCAGGGCGTCCTCGAGGCAATCATCCTCGGCCTGCGCTCCCAGATCGAGGATATCATGCCCGGCCGGGGCGAATCCTTCCTGCCTTTTCTGGGCACCCTATTCCTGTTCATCGCCGTGACCAACGTCCTGGCCGTGGTGCCCGGGTTCATTCCTCCCACGGCATCCCTGTCGACCACCGTGGCCCTGGCCCTGTGTGTCCTGGCGACCGTTGTCCTGCGGGGTGTATCGGCCCACGGTCCGATCGGATACCTGAAGCTTTACGCCAAACCATCCCCCATGCTTCTGCCCTTCAACGTCATCGGAGAGTTCTCCCGGACCCTGGCCCTGGCCGTGCGTCTTTTCGGCAACGTCATGAGCGGAACAAAGATCGTGGCCATTCTCCTGGCCATCGCCCCCCTCTTCTTCCCGATCGTCATGAATATCCTGGGCCTGCTCACCGGCCTTTTGCAGGCCTACATATTCGCTATCCTGGCGGCGGTGTACATCGCCTCGGCCACTTCGGACCCGCCCCAAAAGCGCAACATCGATCCCAAGGAGTGA
- a CDS encoding ATP synthase subunit I, protein MVWNLIGVDPAQAGPAALLVAGGLGLVAGAIFFLGLWWTIRLGIGRPMAGLWFMGSLAARLVLAIALLWPVIEGHWLLALSWLSCFLLVRLVLTKILGPGHPQISVKRP, encoded by the coding sequence ATGGTCTGGAATCTGATCGGCGTCGATCCGGCCCAGGCCGGACCCGCAGCCCTCTTGGTGGCGGGCGGCCTGGGTCTGGTTGCCGGGGCGATTTTTTTTCTCGGTTTGTGGTGGACGATCCGCCTGGGCATCGGCCGCCCCATGGCTGGACTCTGGTTCATGGGCAGCCTGGCCGCACGCCTGGTTCTGGCCATCGCCCTTCTCTGGCCTGTGATCGAAGGCCACTGGCTCCTGGCTCTATCCTGGCTGTCCTGCTTTCTCCTCGTCAGGCTCGTCCTGACCAAAATCCTCGGTCCCGGCCACCCGCAGATATCGGTCAAGAGACCCTAA
- a CDS encoding F0F1 ATP synthase subunit epsilon — MRLVVHVPHGPILDASALKIVAETENGFFGLLPNHVDMAAGLVPGIMTYADESGQERLLAVDRGTLVKVGPEVRVAVRNAVPGDDPASLAEIVAETFSQVTEQELKARTSVARLEVGFVRAFLNIETGGNV; from the coding sequence ATGCGTCTGGTCGTCCATGTGCCCCACGGCCCGATTTTGGACGCATCGGCTCTCAAGATCGTGGCTGAAACTGAAAATGGCTTTTTCGGCCTACTCCCCAACCATGTCGACATGGCAGCGGGCCTGGTTCCCGGAATCATGACCTATGCCGACGAGAGCGGACAGGAGCGCCTGCTGGCCGTGGACCGGGGTACCCTGGTCAAGGTCGGGCCAGAAGTTCGGGTGGCCGTGCGCAACGCCGTGCCCGGAGACGATCCGGCCTCCCTGGCCGAAATCGTGGCCGAGACCTTTAGCCAGGTCACCGAGCAGGAACTCAAGGCCAGGACCTCGGTGGCCAGGCTGGAAGTCGGTTTTGTCCGGGCATTCCTGAACATTGAGACCGGAGGGAACGTATGA
- a CDS encoding F0F1 ATP synthase subunit beta, whose protein sequence is MTRTDIMPGDAEHGGDQSEIGLLGTVLAVRGSVIDFAFDGPLPPIRTLVLAGPKEEVVVEILVHMNGNAARGVALTPSQGLAQGSPIRATGKPLAAPVGEGIRGRMVDVLGRPMDRRGKLEAVERQPIYSPPTGVAGQRRTQEIFTTGIKAVDVLAPMERGGKAGLFGGAGVGKTVLIMEMIHNMVGGHEGMSIFCGIGERCREGEELHREMDEAGVLKDTVMVFAQMNEPAGARFRIGHAALTMAEHFRDRKGQDVLLLIDNIFRFVQAGMEVSGLLGRLPSRLGYQPTLGTELAELEERISSTDRGAITSIQAVYVPADDFTDPAAVHAFGHLSSTIVLSRNRAAQGLYPAVDPLESDSSMLVPQVVGRRHYDVARAVKRTLAEYHELKDIIAMLGLEELSPEDRRIVNRARRLERFLTQPFAVTGQFTGMEGRFVPIEQALEGCERILADEFRDLPESSLYMIGTIDQARRDA, encoded by the coding sequence ATGACAAGGACGGACATCATGCCGGGAGATGCCGAGCACGGCGGCGACCAATCCGAAATCGGATTGTTGGGAACGGTTCTGGCCGTCAGGGGCAGCGTCATCGACTTTGCTTTCGACGGCCCATTGCCTCCCATCCGGACCCTGGTTCTGGCCGGTCCGAAGGAAGAAGTCGTGGTCGAGATTCTGGTCCACATGAATGGAAACGCGGCCCGGGGTGTTGCCTTGACACCCTCCCAGGGCCTAGCCCAAGGCTCGCCGATCCGAGCCACGGGAAAACCTCTGGCCGCCCCGGTCGGTGAGGGCATCCGGGGCCGGATGGTCGACGTTCTGGGACGACCCATGGACCGCCGGGGAAAACTTGAGGCCGTCGAGAGACAGCCCATCTATTCCCCGCCGACCGGGGTCGCCGGCCAAAGACGGACCCAGGAAATCTTCACCACCGGCATCAAGGCCGTGGACGTTCTGGCTCCGATGGAACGAGGCGGCAAGGCCGGTCTGTTCGGCGGGGCCGGAGTGGGCAAGACCGTGCTGATTATGGAAATGATTCATAACATGGTCGGCGGCCACGAGGGCATGTCCATCTTTTGCGGCATCGGGGAGCGCTGTCGGGAGGGCGAGGAGCTCCATCGGGAAATGGACGAGGCCGGGGTGCTGAAGGATACGGTCATGGTCTTCGCCCAGATGAACGAACCGGCCGGGGCCCGTTTCCGCATCGGCCACGCCGCCCTGACCATGGCCGAACATTTCCGCGACCGCAAAGGCCAGGACGTGCTCCTGCTCATCGACAACATCTTCCGTTTCGTCCAGGCCGGCATGGAGGTTTCCGGCCTCCTTGGCCGCCTGCCCTCCCGCCTCGGCTATCAGCCCACACTCGGAACCGAACTGGCCGAACTCGAAGAGCGCATCTCGAGCACGGACCGGGGAGCCATCACCTCCATCCAGGCCGTGTACGTCCCGGCCGACGATTTCACCGACCCGGCCGCAGTCCACGCCTTCGGGCATCTGTCCTCGACCATCGTTCTCTCCCGCAATCGGGCCGCCCAGGGTCTCTATCCGGCCGTAGATCCCCTGGAGTCGGACTCGAGCATGCTCGTTCCCCAGGTGGTCGGCCGCAGGCACTACGACGTGGCCAGGGCCGTCAAACGAACCCTGGCCGAGTATCATGAGTTGAAAGACATCATCGCCATGCTCGGGCTGGAGGAATTGTCACCTGAAGACCGGCGGATCGTGAACCGGGCCCGCAGACTCGAACGATTTCTGACCCAGCCATTTGCCGTTACCGGGCAATTCACGGGCATGGAGGGCCGTTTCGTTCCGATCGAGCAGGCCCTGGAAGGCTGTGAGCGCATTCTGGCCGACGAATTCAGGGACTTGCCCGAATCCAGCCTGTATATGATCGGAACCATAGACCAGGCCCGGAGGGACGCATGA
- a CDS encoding DUF4139 domain-containing protein, whose translation MNFSSLFGRMWLKNSVPALALVTMVASVASAQDLAVTIYNHGQAVVTEVRTMALEKGESRVDFRDVAETIEPRSIRIQSLTSPDRFAVLDMNYEYDLINAKSLLDKYIGKDVLLSLPNPENHDKTSFVHARVVSNNDRPIFMLDDKVYVGSYTSIYFDAIPDELRATPTLAWLVSNQGPTTQDIQVSYVASQIRWETDYVLALDKDGRTASLTGWATIDNKTGKAFKGARLQLMAGELNRARPERDMVAMAQKRTMYAEAAGMSEESVFEYHLYSMPRRLDIANRQTKQISLLQAPGIAIERRLLFTLDNWSGNTPWTNPEVYVEFKNSKANGLGIPVPKGIVRAYQDSADGTSLLIGEDRIDHTPVDAEIKLKMGKAFDLQAESKILESKKVADKVFQYVKEISIRNGKDAAQALSIEDRLPGEWTIERSSHEYARKDSSRIVFDLTVPPSSEKDLTVVTYKVTTRQ comes from the coding sequence ATGAATTTTTCATCTCTCTTTGGTCGGATGTGGCTAAAAAATTCAGTGCCGGCCCTGGCCCTGGTCACCATGGTCGCCTCAGTGGCCTCAGCCCAGGATCTGGCTGTGACCATCTACAACCACGGCCAGGCTGTCGTCACAGAGGTTCGGACTATGGCCCTGGAAAAAGGAGAATCGCGTGTCGACTTCCGGGACGTGGCCGAAACCATCGAGCCGAGGTCCATCCGGATTCAGTCCCTGACCAGCCCCGACCGATTCGCAGTCCTGGACATGAACTACGAGTACGATTTGATCAATGCCAAGTCTCTGTTGGACAAGTACATAGGCAAGGATGTTCTTCTGTCCCTGCCCAATCCGGAAAATCACGACAAGACAAGCTTCGTCCACGCCAGGGTCGTGTCCAACAACGACCGCCCGATCTTTATGCTGGACGACAAGGTCTACGTTGGATCCTACACCTCCATCTACTTCGACGCCATTCCCGATGAACTGCGGGCCACTCCGACACTGGCATGGCTGGTTTCCAACCAGGGGCCGACAACCCAGGACATTCAGGTTTCCTACGTGGCCTCCCAGATACGCTGGGAAACCGACTACGTCCTGGCCCTGGACAAGGACGGTCGAACCGCGAGCCTGACGGGCTGGGCGACCATCGACAACAAAACCGGCAAAGCCTTCAAGGGAGCCAGACTCCAACTCATGGCCGGAGAACTGAACCGTGCCCGACCGGAGCGGGACATGGTCGCCATGGCCCAGAAACGGACCATGTATGCCGAGGCCGCGGGCATGAGCGAGGAATCGGTCTTCGAGTACCATCTCTACAGCATGCCCCGCAGGCTGGACATCGCCAACCGGCAGACCAAGCAGATCAGCCTGCTTCAGGCCCCGGGTATCGCCATCGAAAGAAGGCTCCTCTTCACTCTTGACAATTGGTCCGGAAACACCCCGTGGACCAACCCCGAGGTCTATGTGGAGTTCAAGAATTCCAAGGCCAACGGTCTGGGCATTCCGGTTCCCAAAGGCATCGTCCGGGCCTATCAGGATAGCGCCGACGGCACGTCCTTGCTCATCGGCGAGGACCGCATCGACCACACTCCGGTGGACGCCGAGATCAAGCTGAAGATGGGCAAGGCCTTTGACCTTCAGGCCGAATCCAAGATACTCGAATCGAAAAAGGTGGCCGACAAGGTCTTTCAGTACGTCAAGGAGATCAGCATCCGGAACGGCAAGGACGCGGCCCAGGCCCTCTCCATTGAGGACCGTCTCCCGGGGGAGTGGACCATTGAGCGATCTTCCCACGAATACGCCCGTAAGGACTCGAGCCGGATTGTCTTTGACTTGACGGTTCCGCCTTCCAGCGAAAAGGATCTGACGGTGGTCACCTACAAGGTGACCACCAGACAATAG